The genomic stretch CCCACCTACTATCACCATACAGACACGTAACATGTGCACAGTGGGATTAATAAACAGGGAAGACATTTTACGCCACGTTGAAATCTTTGActtttgttcaaatgttttgtcTAGTCTGAACTAGTCATGATTAGTGATTGTTTATGTGAAGATGGATCACACCTATATGTCAATGACCAGCACTGCTGGGATGTTGAAACTCACCTCCAGGCTACgaccaaaataaacacaaatcaaTATTAATATAGTTAAACCCTCAGGCGTTGCCTTGAACACCCATCCTGATGCTGCTTATGGTTCAATAAAATGAGGGCAGACGGTTGGATCTTTGTGTGCATAACGCAgagtttaggtgtgtttagCCTCTAACCACGCGACAGGTGCTGAAGCTCCTAAAATCAATACGGGGTTAGCGGTTTGTGGCTGCCCACGCCacgtttgtgcgtgcgtgtgtgtgtgtgtgtgtgtgtgtgtgtgtgtgtgtgtgtgcgtgtgcgtgtgcgtgtggaggGGGACGCTTTGTGGAGACAATAGCCGCGGTTCGGAGCCCCCACACGGTCGACCATGTGCCGTTGATTACCATACAGCTGTTCGCATGAGCGCCAGACAAAGCAACATGATAGTCAAAATTCGGCCTCTTTCCCCTACCCGCACCCTCCTCCAGAAGGAGCGCGACAGCAGAGGCCCATAGACGCACACAATACGTTCTTATCCGGGACTCTGCCCACGCTTTGTCAACCCCACACGCGCCAGAGCAATTATAATGTAGgatgtaaagaaagaaaagggctAAACGCCATTCTTCCCCGCTTCCTTCTGATCTTGGTTTAGTGTGAGgctccaaaaaagaaaatgaaaacaactgtCCAAACAATGATATGAATTGTTGTACGGATGTTTGGAGGCCTTCATTAGATTCACTGTTTGACAAATTCCCCCAAATCTGATCTCCCTAAATCAAGTTCTCTCATGACGTGTTTTTCATATTGGGTCTTGTCAGTTTTAAAGCCATTtacttatttaaaacaatatataaaatgttatttatcaCCAAAAGCgtactttgttgttttcaagCCTTTTGCAGAGTGTTAGTTGAACCAATGCTTTCGGgtctctcctccatcccccaCGTTATCTCACACTCCTTATGCGGTTAGGATTCATGCAGTAATGCTACACATATCTGCCCCGCGCCAGCTTCTTATGCATATTCCTATGAATCCCCTGTCCAGGTGTGATGTGGGTTGTCTAAATCCCCAGGCAGCACCCCTGTGTCCCCTGAGGTCTGCTCTCGCTCCACCTCTCTGCCCGTGACGCGCAGCACCGGAGGGTATAAAAAACACTCATCGCCTGTTACGCACCAGAACCAAAACAAGAGGGGGGCGGAAGACCAGCACCCAGGAGGAGAAGACCATCACCAAGAGACCCGGATTCAAGAGACACCGAACGGATCGCAGAGTTCAACGTGATGACCgttttttgagtttttcttcGACAAGAGGAATATTATTGCACGAGACGAATGCGGACATCAACTTTGACGTGGAAATCAAACTTATGAGAGAACATGGCACATATACATCTGAGATACCTCCTGGCGCTGGCTTTAGTGAACGTGGTAAGTTGGCTTCTGTTTGTGCTAAAAAACAAATGACGCACTCTAAAGGTGCTTTACGCGCAGCGTGTTTGACATGTGTTtcttgtcttcttttttcttgccTTTGCAGGTTTTGTCCTCCGGTGTGTTTGAGTTGAAAATCAACTCGTTCCACACGGCGCAGCGCATCTGCAGGAGACACCGGGACTGCCACATCTTTTTCAGGATTTGCCTAAAACACCCGGAGGATGTGATCTCCGCGGAGCCGCCGTGCACCTTTGGCACCGGACACACCAACGTCATCAGGGCCGACCACACCTCCATCTCCAGCAGCGCGCCCATCAGGGTGCCCTTCCACTTCAAGTGGCCGGTAAATAGAAACGCACTGCTGGGTTGCAGACAACGTTTAGACACAGCTGATCTACCAGTTGATGTATCAGAGTCAGATAATAAACGACATGCATCACTGTCATTGCTCTAAACTCACTGTTCTTCTGCTGTAGGGAACATTTTCGTTGATCATTGAAGCCTGGAACGCTGAATCTCCAACCGAATACACAGGTACGGTTTCCTAAATCATTGGACTCACTGCCAAGATGCTTCACATTTCTGTGGAGGCATTCCATCCTCGCATGCAGCACGTGTTGTAAAGATGTCCCTTCCATCTCCGCAGACAACCAAAACAACCTCGTAAGCCGCCTGGCGACCAGGAGGAGGCTGGCCATCGGCGAGGACTGGTCCCAGGACGTGCACTTCGGCGAGCAGAGCGAGCTGCGCTACTCCTACCACGTCTTCTGCGACGAGTACTACTTCGGGGACGGATGCGCCGAGTACTGCCGGCCGAGGGACGACACGCTGGGCCACTACACCTGCGACGAGGAGGGCAACCGAATCTGCCTGGAGGGCTGGAAGGGGAACTACTGCTCTGAGCGTAAGTGGAGATGCTGATAAGTAGACCCAGAGGCCTCGAGCAAGGCACCTACACCATGTAGTTTCATGGGCAGAAAATTAcctaaaatacatacaaatcttTATGATCTCAAAAATAGCATTTCTTTTGCGAATAAGTAATTTATAAGTATGACAAAAGCCTATTTAGATCAACTTTGTTTGTATAGCCCTTCTCAAAACAAAGTTACAAACTATTGGACACTACTTTAAAAACACGGTAGCTCTTCAAGTAGTAGATTAGAGTCAAATGCCAGGAAAAAAGCAATATAATACACTCATTAAGTTAACAGCATCCTTTACTTAAATAGAAGATGGCCTTGCACGAGTTTCCAATGCGTAGCTctcaaaaacaaaccaaacacaacattaacatcTGAGCAAGTAAAGATATTGAGAGTATGGAGTGGAGACGGTTTACACAAGTCAGTGAGGGAATACATATTTGCAAAGAAAGACCACCCAAATCAAACCTTTACTCATGTAGACTCAAGTTGGGGATGAAAAGTGTTTTCGTCTTTCTCCTCAGGGTGATTATGGTCTCCCACAAAGACAGGAATCTTTTCAGTGCTTTATTTCTTTGACTGATGTCCCGTTGTGTCGTGTGTCACTCTTTTGCAAGACGGTCTGCAGTGTTCCATCTGCTTTTTGTTCTCTGTTACAATGAGAGAAAGAGCTGTGGCACCaaatacacgcacgcacacacacacacacacacacatatcaccttgaaaaaatgtgtgtctgtgtgtgtaattggGGGATAAAAGAAAGCGTTTTTCTCCAGCAGTGTGCCTACCAGCTGCTTGGCTTAATACTTAAACAGCAGTGAAGTCTGGAGCAGGGTTGGGGTCAGACAGGGAGgcctgtatgtgtacgtgtgtgtgtgtgtgtgtgtgtgtgtgtgtgtgtgtgtgtgtgtgtgtgtgtgtgtgtgtgtgtgtgatgtatgagAAGGCGTGCCCATTGTAATCACACaccctccctttcccctctcctttcCAGCCATCTGCTCGGCGGACTGCAGCGAGAAGCACGGCTACTGCGAGGCCCCGGGGGGCTGTACGTGCCGCATGGGCTGGCAGGGCCCCTCCTGCAAGGAGTGCGTCCGCTACCCGGGCTGCCTTCACGGGACGTGCAGCCAGCCGTGGCAGTGCAGCTGTCAGGAGGGCTGGGGGGGGCTCTTCTGTGACCAGGACCTCAACTACTGCACCAACCACAAGCCCTGCGCTAACGGAGCCACCTGCACCAACACGGGCCAGGGCAGCTACACCTGCACCTGCCGGCCCGGCTATGGAGGCACCAACTGCGAGCTGGAGACCAACGAGTGCGACAGCAACCCCTGCAAGAACGGAGGCAGCTGCAACGTGAGTGCACAGTGGGATTCTGTTTGGTTGAAAGGTGCACTCATACTAATGTTGCATTAGAGAAACACAGATTACATGAGAACACAGTGTGAATAACATGCAGGGAAGTTTAAGTGTTGCAGAAGTATAAGAACAGTAACATTATGCTACTCTTATAGACATTATAAACATCTATGTACAAACAAAGCATGACACAATTCAAATCAAAGTATttcataataaacacacacttaaatagTATTCTAATGTTTTGGGATAAAAAAGTCAGATGAGAAGACTAGGAATTTGcaataacacaataatatataatattgcatATCTTAAATACAGCTATTGCACTAGTGGAACCAAGGTGTGCATGTCTTCTAATGTGAGCACACATTTAAAAGGTTAAATTGGCAATACAAAAAACCCACATGAGTTGTTTCTCCTGAAGCTGCATATTGCCCTGGTCTCATCTGGAATGCATAGTGAAGATGAACAGCTACCCTTCCAAACAAACGGAACACCTCCAGCAGCAGACTTCCCCCTTAAcgctccccctccctctgttcgCAGGACCTGGAGAACGACTACTCGTGCACCTGCCCGCAGGGCTTCTACGGCAAGAACTGCGAGATCATCGCCATGACGTGCGCCGACGGGCCCTGCTTCAACGGCGGTACCTGCGTGGAGACGACGACCGGTGGCTACACCTGCCGCTGCCCCCCCAGCTACACCGGCTCCAACTGCGAGAAGAAGCTGGACCGCTGCAGCAACAGGCCCTGTCTGAACGGTGAGTGGCATCACCTGGTGGCCAAAGTGCGAACCTTCGCCGTGGACGCTCCTGCAACGACGCGTCACAAGTTCTTGCTGAGAGCGTAACATGTAACACTCATTTTCTCCCCGTCTCCTGCAGGCGGAGAGTGCCTGGACCTCGGCCAGAGCGTCCTGTGCCGCTGTCAGGCGGGCTTCACCGGTGCCAACTGCCAGGTGAACATCGACGACTGCGCCTCGACCCCGTGCCAGAACGCCGGCACGTGCCAGGACGGTGTGAATGACtacacctgctcctgcaccctCGGGTACACGGGCAAGAACTGCAGCGTGCGCTCCGATGCCTGTGGCGCCCGCCCGTGCCAGAACGGAGGCACCTGCTTCACCCACTTCACTGGGCCCGTGTGCCAGTGCCCCAAGGGCTTCATGGGTCCGAGCTGTGAGTTCACGCTGCAGCCCAGTTTCAAGCCGGCGCTGCGCCAGACCTCGCAGCCCTCCTCCGCGACCCTCACCGTCTCCTGCGTCCTGGCCGCCTTGGTGTTGGTCCTGGCCGCGGGGATCGTgctcctgaggaggaggaggagggggctgcAGGGGAGGAAGCAGCTGAATGACAGCGCGGTGTATAACGACTTGGAGACGGTCAACAACctgggagggagcgagagagaggccTTCCTCGGCCCCAACGGCATGTTCAAGATCAGCAACGGCACGGCCCGCCTCAGCCTCTCCCTCTGCCCGGACGGGAGGTCAGGCTACCGGCAGAACCCTGCGGAGAGCAGCCTGGTCCGAGGCGAGCGCCAGGACTTCATGTGGAGGGACGAGGCCGACCTGGGCTCCGGCGCCGGGCTGAGATGAGACCACATGCACGTTCACACCAGGGTGAAGGAAGGAATATTAGCACTTCTCCACTGCTCCTCGCTCCTCACGCACAGTGAAGGGAAGGAGATGAAAACCTCTCTGCTCATGCAGAAGATAATGTACCATTAAAAATGTAAGCGTAAGAAACTTAAATATTGACAAATGAATTATTCTGATGAAGACGATTCACAAAGATGATTGAAAATGTATATGGGGCAAAGCTCTTCCACGTTCAAgacccaaagaaaaaaacaatatgatcCACTCTTCATAGGACCTACAACTCAAAAccaaaaacaggaagtcaacacTCTTTGGAAAACCtgcccaaaaaaataaaatgttttactgggttattgtttttaatatgtttgcttgtttctcatttgttttttaaaacacagaattttttgttttgcttttcaatCTTCCTTTGAACATTATTTCCTTATTGTGCGTACCATCattttttatactttatattatttatttatttgaaaactTGTGTTTAAGACTCCACTTTGATTGTCACAgatgtagaaatatatatttatatgatgcCGAATGAAGACCGACGCTTGATGTTGTACCTGGATGTTTTATGGGGCTCTGAGGGCTGTATGAAATATCCCAAAAATATTGAGAGCACGGGgtgtaagaaagaaaaaagtgctTTAGCGCGCAAAGTCAGCCATTActgtaatttatatttatatagcactgATCACATTGCTCCTTCACGTGCCATTTTTGTGTTCATACCAAAGTTTGTGTTATGTTACATGTTTCCattcacattatttaatttcatcatGTTGTGGTTGTGATTTATAATAAAAGATTTGCTTTGATGCGACTCTGGATTGAAGTCTCTGTTGTGATTGTCTTCTCAATTAATCggctgcttttttgttgttgtaaaaaatAGATAGTTTATATCTTTCAATTTGTTCTATAAGAGACACTCACTGTCACATCATCAGTTCAGCCTAAAAGCAAATAAAACGACGAGTAATAATATCAACTACTTTTTTTATATGGCGGGGGGATGGGAGGctggcagtgtccctaccaatgctgagaccaaacctacaCCCTTGTTactagtggagaaaacaagaTGTAGTGCCTTAAGGGGAAGTGTTCTACGGTGCCTaatttttacagtttgacaagaaataaaTCCTTTGAAAGTAAGGAAGGATAAAAGAAATTAAGCATGCATCTGCATAacgaaaaattaaataaaatgtaaatgtacttaaataagtaaaaataataagaaaaaaatcaacaacaatcaaaacaacCATGCAACCATAAATTCGGTCCAACCATCAGATATggaaaatatattcaaagagtTCTAGTCACAGGGTTTCTTATACTTggatctaaatatatataaatatatatatatatatatatatatatatatatatatatatatatatactgtatatagagtatATCTTAGTTAAGAatagtgcttttctttttatgagATAATGAGCCTCTAGAGACAACAAACTCCAAAAACCAGTGAGGTTAGGGAGGGCGAACTGCCAATTTCCTATTCTGACATATATTTGGTCTCTTTTGTCCATCTTATGTATATTTGTCCTTTCTTAGTCTCGGAAGGAAGGTCATTCTTTCAATCTCGTGGATTGGAATGGTTTCAGTCCAGTTTTCTATCGAGGGTGGGTCGGTTTGTAACCAACGAGTGATtgcttttttttgctgctaCTGTTAATATTTTCAGGAGGTACCTGTCATTTCCAGTAATTCCTTCCGGTAGATCGCCCAAATAATGTGATTTGCATGTGACTAGAATCTGCTGCCCCAGAATATGTTGCATTATTGTCCAAGTGCTCTCCCAGAATATTTTGGGGCAGCTTCAGAGATGCTCTCTCCCCTCCACAATTTCTCTAGAATGTATGGTTTAATCATTCAGATATTTAAAGAACATCATGTCATTTGTCTCCAGCGGTGTAGGGAAGGAAGTGTTGTTCAGGTACTCCGTGACGTCATTGTCTCCATCCATTCTGCGGCTCCTCCCCCAACGCCCATGGTGTCTTTTCTCTGAGAgccaaataaaaaagacaaatcagaTCCTTAAATGGACTGCAAAGTCAGCTTCAGGTATTCTGAGCTTCTGGACTTCAGAGACGTTGATATTTAGACGCTAAAAAGGCTactgaattcaaaatgttttatgttttcaactATTCAACGTTAACCACAACGCAGCCGGTAATGAGAAGAATATCTGACTTGTTGTCTCAGTTCTGTGtaacttcctctcctctccaacaTGTCATCCATCAAGGCCACATATATACCAGTGtgtaacaaataaaagcagaacaTGCAGCACAATAGCACCCTTTTATAGAATCTTTAGGTATATTCAAAGCAAGCAGTGAGAAGGTGGATGTCAGAATAATGTAAACTATACATACTCCAGTACGGTAGGTGGTGCTCTTCGATTAAAAGTTGGCATTGACTACCAAAACACGCAAAGAAGAACATGATTGGAAAGTGGAGAAGTGCATAATGTTCATGAACAAAAAGGTTTTGGACTCAGAGTTAATACCTGTAAATAAGATCATCACAATATtgagtgatatatatatatatatatatatatatatgttgcacatgtt from Cyclopterus lumpus isolate fCycLum1 chromosome 14, fCycLum1.pri, whole genome shotgun sequence encodes the following:
- the dlb gene encoding delta-like protein B, whose protein sequence is MAHIHLRYLLALALVNVVLSSGVFELKINSFHTAQRICRRHRDCHIFFRICLKHPEDVISAEPPCTFGTGHTNVIRADHTSISSSAPIRVPFHFKWPGTFSLIIEAWNAESPTEYTDNQNNLVSRLATRRRLAIGEDWSQDVHFGEQSELRYSYHVFCDEYYFGDGCAEYCRPRDDTLGHYTCDEEGNRICLEGWKGNYCSEPICSADCSEKHGYCEAPGGCTCRMGWQGPSCKECVRYPGCLHGTCSQPWQCSCQEGWGGLFCDQDLNYCTNHKPCANGATCTNTGQGSYTCTCRPGYGGTNCELETNECDSNPCKNGGSCNDLENDYSCTCPQGFYGKNCEIIAMTCADGPCFNGGTCVETTTGGYTCRCPPSYTGSNCEKKLDRCSNRPCLNGGECLDLGQSVLCRCQAGFTGANCQVNIDDCASTPCQNAGTCQDGVNDYTCSCTLGYTGKNCSVRSDACGARPCQNGGTCFTHFTGPVCQCPKGFMGPSCEFTLQPSFKPALRQTSQPSSATLTVSCVLAALVLVLAAGIVLLRRRRRGLQGRKQLNDSAVYNDLETVNNLGGSEREAFLGPNGMFKISNGTARLSLSLCPDGRSGYRQNPAESSLVRGERQDFMWRDEADLGSGAGLR